The following are encoded together in the Vicinamibacteria bacterium genome:
- a CDS encoding YtxH domain-containing protein, translated as MTNGGRTLTYLGIAVVGGVAGALVGLLTAPARGIETRRRLGDGADAVVRSGHYAIEGVADYLQETTRKLSRVVNG; from the coding sequence ATGACGAACGGAGGCCGGACTCTCACCTATCTAGGTATCGCCGTCGTAGGCGGCGTTGCCGGAGCCCTCGTGGGTCTCTTGACCGCGCCCGCCCGGGGCATCGAGACGCGACGCCGGCTGGGTGACGGGGCTGACGCTGTGGTGCGCTCAGGACACTACGCTATCGAAGGCGTGGCGGACTACCTGCAGGAAACCACGCGGAAGCTCAGCCGCGTCGTGAACGGCTGA
- a CDS encoding HEAT repeat domain-containing protein, producing MSADTPPPNAEGPDPPGPGEEPRQTTPFLVLQFFIFPLAIVAVCVAVFVVFGLIAGESRGARDYLAEVRGGSANRRWQAAFELSKVLQARKDPALSDPHFAEEAVRLFRDSGTDDPRVRRYLALALGRLGDPRAVPALLEAVEEGADKERPVDAEIQIYAVWALGAIGDVAALPKLVALAGGADPGLRKAAVYALGAFRGDVAQDALVKALGDATEDVRWNAAVALARWREPRAAPVLLEMMDRTHLAEVDRRLREGGLPEGLTPEQREEAILQAVGAAALLPTPALRSELERLRDGDENLKVREAARRALARP from the coding sequence TTGAGCGCGGACACTCCCCCCCCCAACGCGGAGGGTCCCGATCCGCCGGGCCCCGGGGAAGAGCCCCGGCAGACCACGCCGTTCCTGGTTCTTCAGTTCTTCATTTTCCCCCTCGCCATCGTAGCCGTCTGCGTGGCCGTGTTCGTGGTCTTCGGCCTCATCGCGGGGGAGAGCCGGGGGGCGCGCGACTACCTGGCCGAGGTGCGGGGGGGGAGCGCCAACCGCCGCTGGCAGGCGGCATTCGAGCTGTCCAAGGTCCTCCAGGCCCGCAAGGATCCCGCTCTCTCCGACCCCCACTTCGCGGAGGAGGCGGTCCGGCTCTTCCGGGACTCCGGGACGGATGATCCGCGGGTGCGCCGCTACCTGGCTCTGGCCCTGGGCCGCTTGGGCGACCCGCGGGCGGTGCCTGCCCTGCTCGAGGCCGTCGAGGAGGGGGCGGACAAGGAGCGGCCGGTCGACGCCGAGATCCAGATCTACGCGGTCTGGGCCTTGGGAGCGATCGGGGACGTGGCTGCGCTTCCCAAGCTCGTCGCCCTCGCGGGCGGCGCGGATCCCGGGCTCCGCAAGGCCGCCGTCTACGCCTTGGGCGCCTTCCGGGGGGACGTGGCGCAGGACGCGCTGGTCAAGGCGCTCGGCGATGCCACCGAGGACGTGCGCTGGAACGCGGCGGTGGCTCTAGCCCGTTGGAGGGAGCCGCGGGCGGCCCCTGTCCTCCTCGAGATGATGGACCGCACCCATCTTGCGGAGGTGGATCGGCGCCTGCGCGAGGGGGGCCTCCCCGAGGGGCTCACCCCGGAGCAACGCGAGGAGGCCATCCTGCAGGCGGTGGGGGCGGCGGCCCTCCTGCCCACGCCCGCTCTCCGCTCCGAGCTGGAACGCCTCCGCGACGGCGATGAGAATCTGAAGGTGCGCGAGGCCGCAAGGCGAGCGCTGGCCCGACCGTGA
- a CDS encoding ubiquinol-cytochrome c reductase iron-sulfur subunit, translating into MSDGKDSAPAGAPPPAAAAAPAEKEKGGLTRRLFVWSLPLGWTAFAAATASGLIATARSLFPNVLFEPPQSFKVGFPGEYNVGEVDTRWKDAFGVWIVRNGDGFYALIAVCTHLGCSPNWLAAENKFKCPCHGSGFYMSGVNFEGPAPRPLERASIVLADDGQILVDKSVKFQQEKGEWDLPGAFLKV; encoded by the coding sequence ATGTCTGACGGCAAGGACTCCGCGCCCGCCGGTGCTCCCCCGCCTGCCGCGGCAGCAGCCCCCGCGGAAAAGGAGAAGGGCGGCCTCACCCGCCGCCTCTTCGTCTGGTCCCTGCCCCTGGGCTGGACGGCCTTCGCCGCCGCCACCGCCTCTGGCTTGATCGCCACCGCGCGCTCCCTTTTCCCGAACGTGCTCTTCGAGCCGCCCCAGTCCTTCAAAGTGGGTTTCCCCGGGGAGTACAACGTGGGTGAGGTGGACACTCGATGGAAGGACGCCTTCGGGGTGTGGATCGTGCGCAACGGCGACGGCTTCTATGCCTTGATCGCGGTCTGCACCCACTTGGGGTGCTCCCCCAACTGGCTGGCCGCAGAAAACAAATTCAAATGCCCCTGCCACGGGAGCGGGTTCTACATGAGCGGCGTCAATTTCGAGGGCCCCGCCCCCCGGCCTCTGGAGCGGGCCTCGATCGTGCTCGCCGACGACGGCCAGATCCTGGTGGACAAATCGGTGAAGTTCCAGCAGGAGAAGGGAGAATGGGACCTCCCGGGTGCGTTCCTGAAGGTGTAG
- a CDS encoding cytochrome b N-terminal domain-containing protein — protein sequence MATKPPDPFLSRTWDYITETQIWRSIFRHGLPATNRNRVLVVMTNVFLHLHPVKIRKSGIRLKFTWCMGGLTFFLFLVETFTGLLLMFYYRPTVAFAYMDIVDLAEQVPLGIMREIHRWGAHAMVITVWLHMFRVFMTGSYKPPREFNWNVGVILLVLTLLLSFTGYLLPWDQLAIWAITVGSNMARATPLLGSEGPGSQLLVLGSVKMVHAGSDAKFALLGGRFVGEGALLRFYVLHCVGIPLVAGILMAIHFWRVRKDGGISGPL from the coding sequence ATGGCCACCAAGCCCCCCGATCCGTTCCTGTCCCGCACGTGGGACTACATCACCGAAACCCAGATCTGGAGGTCGATCTTCCGCCACGGCCTGCCCGCGACCAACCGGAATCGGGTCCTGGTGGTGATGACCAACGTCTTCCTTCACTTGCACCCGGTGAAGATCCGCAAGAGCGGGATCCGCCTGAAGTTCACCTGGTGCATGGGCGGCCTGACCTTCTTCCTGTTTCTGGTGGAGACCTTCACCGGTCTCCTCCTCATGTTCTATTACCGGCCGACCGTGGCCTTCGCCTACATGGACATCGTGGACCTGGCGGAGCAGGTGCCCCTCGGGATCATGCGCGAGATCCACCGCTGGGGGGCCCACGCCATGGTCATCACCGTCTGGCTCCACATGTTCCGGGTCTTCATGACGGGCTCCTACAAGCCCCCCCGGGAGTTCAACTGGAACGTGGGCGTGATCCTGCTCGTCTTGACCCTGCTCCTCTCCTTCACCGGCTACCTGCTCCCCTGGGACCAGCTCGCCATCTGGGCCATCACGGTGGGATCCAACATGGCGCGCGCCACGCCCCTGCTGGGGAGCGAGGGACCCGGCTCGCAGCTCCTTGTCTTAGGGAGCGTGAAGATGGTCCATGCGGGGTCAGACGCGAAGTTTGCCCTCCTGGGCGGGCGTTTCGTGGGGGAGGGAGCGCTGCTCCGCTTCTACGTCCTGCACTGCGTGGGAATTCCCCTCGTGGCGGGGATCCTGATGGCGATCCATTTCTGGAGGGTCCGGAAGGACGGCGGCATCTCCGGGCCCTTGTGA
- a CDS encoding c-type cytochrome encodes MPPAKHEPGRDPEMANRTQTLNLVFALSSLGMLVVFSLMIWADYDREWKTYQSTFNRLDVKYTEQQIQEALGKVDAARRQGVQAELQQGDKEIAARRADIGKAQAEVEKAHGIWYGLDQEYRFTKANIDVQRYVYDEAAHRNEKSAPRKKTDLEALEKHWTDLRVKVEEAKANEDAAKSRVAELEATKLDAEKKQKELFAERDRLEEKLQKIRPNWVYFVRNLPILDLANPSLKINQIMPGNLIDDVNFTGTPKVDRCTTCHLAIDKKGYENAPQPFRTHPDFETFLRGPHPIEKVGCTACHQGRGRATGFQNAAHTPSTREQEKEWGKYTHSKEYQELRFWDLQMMARGHTESQCLKCHSGVVEVPKAEHLNTGTLLIEKYGCFGCHKIKGWEGLRKVGPDLTRVVTKTNPEWIVRWIKEPRGFRPTRMPQIWDVRLDETAGQKARNDTEASAVAAYVVEKSAKDAYPDPPRGDLPAGRKIFESVGCLACHRVGDDRRGIVGLEAAAFREHGPNLAGTGSKVKAGWLYAWVRNPKGYWHDTKMPNLRLSEKEAADVTAYLMSLKNEAFLARPRPAFDQSLRDEIVLEYLKAQFTVKQAGERLAAMGDQERTLFLGEKTIGRYGCFGCHTVTGFEKSSPVGVELTEEGSKLVERLDFGFEEGRIANTLPAWVQRKLMEPRAFDHGKVKRPDELLRMPKFHFAPEEADAIVTGVMSFTKEQVPLAAQKQLSADEKYIEKGRRLVRNLNCQGCHQIGAKGGTIKAVVTDQLESSGGDVLQAVALSPPMLYNEQSRSGEGARVQTPWLHGFLKDPSNKIRPWLQIHMPTFDFEEEEVNAITRYFAALDSVPYPYEPKPKLDPVLVATGKDLFGRWQCVRCHVVAGKLPNQEPANMAPDLAKVPERLRTAWIAQWLADPGRIQTGTRMPANFPTDPSENAYPDILGGDQKKQIEAVRSYLLTLGSPGTRVAEAH; translated from the coding sequence ATGCCCCCCGCCAAGCACGAGCCCGGCCGCGACCCGGAGATGGCTAACCGGACGCAGACGCTCAACCTGGTCTTCGCGCTCTCCTCGCTCGGCATGCTCGTGGTCTTCTCCCTTATGATCTGGGCGGACTACGACCGGGAGTGGAAGACCTACCAGAGCACCTTCAACCGCCTGGACGTCAAGTACACCGAGCAGCAGATCCAGGAGGCCCTGGGCAAGGTGGACGCCGCCCGCCGCCAGGGCGTGCAGGCCGAGCTCCAGCAAGGGGACAAGGAGATCGCGGCCCGCCGGGCGGACATAGGCAAGGCCCAGGCCGAGGTGGAGAAGGCCCACGGGATCTGGTACGGCCTGGACCAGGAGTACCGATTCACCAAGGCCAACATCGACGTGCAGCGGTACGTGTACGACGAAGCGGCCCACCGCAACGAGAAGAGCGCCCCCCGCAAGAAGACCGACCTGGAGGCGCTCGAGAAGCACTGGACTGATCTGCGGGTGAAGGTAGAGGAGGCCAAGGCCAACGAGGACGCGGCCAAGTCGCGGGTGGCGGAGCTCGAGGCCACCAAGCTCGACGCGGAGAAGAAGCAGAAGGAGCTCTTCGCGGAGCGGGACCGGCTGGAGGAGAAGCTCCAGAAGATCCGGCCCAACTGGGTCTACTTTGTCCGGAACCTGCCCATCCTCGACCTCGCCAACCCCTCCCTCAAGATCAACCAGATCATGCCCGGGAACCTGATCGACGACGTGAACTTCACGGGCACGCCCAAGGTGGACCGGTGCACCACCTGCCACCTGGCCATCGACAAGAAGGGGTACGAGAACGCGCCCCAGCCCTTCCGCACCCACCCCGACTTCGAAACCTTCCTCCGGGGCCCCCACCCCATCGAAAAGGTGGGCTGCACCGCTTGTCACCAGGGACGGGGGCGGGCCACCGGCTTCCAGAACGCGGCCCACACGCCCTCCACCCGGGAGCAGGAGAAGGAGTGGGGCAAGTACACCCATAGCAAGGAGTACCAGGAGCTGAGGTTCTGGGATCTGCAAATGATGGCCCGTGGCCATACCGAGTCGCAGTGCCTGAAGTGCCACTCGGGCGTGGTGGAGGTGCCCAAGGCGGAGCACCTCAACACCGGCACTCTCCTGATAGAGAAGTACGGCTGTTTTGGCTGCCACAAGATCAAGGGCTGGGAGGGCCTGCGCAAGGTGGGGCCCGACCTCACCCGGGTCGTGACCAAGACCAACCCGGAGTGGATCGTGCGCTGGATCAAGGAGCCCCGTGGGTTCCGTCCCACCCGCATGCCCCAGATCTGGGACGTGCGCTTGGACGAGACAGCGGGCCAGAAGGCGCGCAACGACACGGAGGCGAGCGCGGTGGCCGCCTACGTGGTGGAGAAATCGGCCAAGGACGCCTACCCCGACCCTCCCCGGGGGGATCTACCCGCGGGGCGCAAGATCTTCGAGAGCGTGGGCTGCCTGGCCTGTCACCGGGTGGGTGACGACCGGCGCGGGATCGTGGGGCTGGAGGCCGCCGCGTTCCGCGAGCACGGGCCCAACCTGGCAGGGACGGGCAGCAAGGTGAAGGCGGGCTGGCTCTACGCATGGGTGCGCAACCCGAAGGGCTACTGGCACGACACCAAGATGCCCAACCTCCGCCTGAGCGAGAAGGAGGCCGCGGACGTCACGGCCTACCTCATGAGCCTCAAGAACGAGGCCTTCCTGGCCCGGCCGCGCCCCGCCTTCGACCAGAGCCTCCGGGACGAGATCGTGCTCGAGTACCTGAAGGCCCAGTTCACGGTGAAGCAGGCGGGCGAGCGGCTCGCGGCCATGGGGGACCAGGAGCGGACGCTCTTTCTGGGCGAGAAGACCATCGGTCGCTATGGCTGCTTCGGCTGCCACACCGTTACCGGCTTCGAGAAGTCCTCCCCGGTGGGGGTGGAGCTCACCGAGGAGGGATCGAAGCTGGTGGAGCGGCTGGACTTCGGTTTCGAGGAAGGCCGGATCGCCAACACCCTTCCCGCCTGGGTTCAACGCAAGCTGATGGAGCCCCGGGCCTTTGACCACGGCAAGGTGAAGCGGCCGGATGAGCTGCTCCGGATGCCCAAGTTCCACTTCGCGCCCGAGGAGGCGGACGCCATCGTCACCGGCGTGATGTCCTTCACCAAGGAGCAGGTGCCGCTGGCCGCCCAAAAGCAGCTGAGCGCGGACGAGAAGTACATCGAGAAAGGCCGGCGCCTGGTCCGCAACCTCAACTGCCAGGGGTGCCACCAGATCGGCGCCAAGGGGGGGACGATCAAGGCGGTGGTGACCGACCAGCTCGAGAGCTCAGGGGGGGACGTTCTGCAGGCCGTGGCCCTCTCCCCTCCCATGCTGTACAACGAGCAGTCCCGCTCGGGCGAAGGGGCACGGGTCCAGACCCCCTGGCTTCACGGCTTCCTGAAGGACCCCTCCAACAAGATCCGCCCCTGGCTTCAGATCCACATGCCCACCTTCGATTTCGAGGAGGAGGAGGTCAACGCCATCACCCGATACTTCGCGGCCCTGGATAGCGTCCCCTACCCCTACGAGCCAAAGCCCAAGCTGGACCCGGTCCTGGTGGCCACGGGCAAGGACCTCTTCGGCCGCTGGCAGT